The proteins below are encoded in one region of Mycobacterium pseudokansasii:
- a CDS encoding sugar phosphate nucleotidyltransferase, whose protein sequence is MATRQVDAVILVGGKGTRLRPLTLSAPKPMLPTAGLPFLTHLLSRIAAAGIEHVILSTSYRAEVFEAEFGDGSKLGLQIEYVTEEHPLGTGGGIANVAGRLRYDTVMVFNGDVLSGADLGQLLDFHDTNQADVTLHLVRVGDPRAFGCVPTDADGRVTAFLEKTEDPPTDQINAGCYVFKREIIGRIPRGREVSVEREVFPALLADPAVKICGYVDATYWRDMGTPEDFVRGSADLVRGIAPSPALHGHRGEQLVHDGAAISPGALLIGGTVVGRGAEIGPGARLDGAVIFDGVKVEAGSVIERSIIGFGARIGPRALIRDGVIGDGADIGARCELLRGARVWPGVSIPDGGIRYSSDV, encoded by the coding sequence GTGGCAACTCGGCAAGTCGATGCGGTGATCCTGGTCGGCGGCAAGGGCACCAGGCTGCGGCCGCTGACATTGTCCGCGCCCAAGCCCATGCTCCCCACGGCGGGGCTGCCGTTTCTCACCCATCTGCTGTCGCGCATCGCCGCGGCCGGAATCGAACACGTCATCCTGAGCACGTCCTACCGGGCCGAGGTGTTCGAAGCCGAGTTCGGCGACGGGTCCAAGCTGGGTCTGCAGATCGAATACGTGACCGAAGAGCACCCGTTGGGCACCGGGGGCGGTATCGCCAATGTCGCCGGCAGACTGCGTTACGACACCGTGATGGTGTTCAACGGCGATGTCCTGTCCGGGGCCGACCTGGGCCAGCTGCTGGATTTCCACGACACCAACCAGGCCGACGTCACGCTGCACCTGGTGCGCGTCGGCGACCCGAGGGCCTTCGGCTGCGTGCCCACCGACGCCGACGGCCGGGTCACCGCCTTTCTCGAGAAGACCGAAGATCCGCCCACCGACCAGATCAATGCCGGCTGCTATGTGTTCAAGCGCGAGATCATCGGCCGGATTCCGCGGGGCCGCGAGGTCTCGGTGGAACGCGAGGTGTTCCCGGCATTGCTCGCCGACCCCGCAGTCAAGATCTGCGGCTATGTCGATGCCACGTACTGGCGCGACATGGGCACCCCGGAAGACTTCGTGCGCGGGTCGGCGGACCTGGTGCGCGGCATCGCCCCGTCGCCGGCCTTGCACGGCCATCGCGGCGAGCAGCTCGTGCATGACGGCGCGGCGATCTCGCCGGGGGCGCTGCTGATCGGTGGCACGGTCGTCGGGCGGGGCGCCGAGATCGGCCCCGGCGCCCGCCTGGACGGCGCGGTCATCTTCGACGGCGTCAAGGTCGAGGCGGGCAGCGTGATCGAGCGATCGATCATCGGCTTCGGCGCCCGTATCGGGCCGCGGGCGCTGATCCGCGACGGCGTGATCGGCGACGGCGCCGACATCGGCGCCCGCTGCGAGTTGCTGCGCGGCGCCCGGGTGTGGCCCGGGGTTTCCATTCCCGACGGCGGCATCCGCTACTCGTCCGACGTCTGA
- a CDS encoding glycosyltransferase family 2 protein, translating into MTDVLPVVAVTYSPGPHLERFLASLSLATERPVSVLLADNGSTDGTPQAAVERYPNVRLLPTGANLGYGTAVNFTVSQLDRLGEDWLDDWVIVANPDVQWGPGSIDALLGAAERWPRAGALGPLIRDPDGSVYPSARHLPSLVRGGMHAVLGPVWPGNRWTKAYRQEHLEPSERAVGWLSGSCLLLRRAAFAQVGGFDERYFMYMEDVDLGDRLGKAGWLSVYVPSAEVLHHKGHSTGRDPATHLAAHHQSTYIFLADRHGGWWRAPLRWTLRGSLAVRSRLMVRSSRRKLAEGRH; encoded by the coding sequence GTGACTGACGTCTTACCGGTCGTCGCGGTGACCTATTCGCCGGGCCCTCACCTGGAGCGGTTCCTGGCGTCGTTGTCGCTGGCCACCGAGCGTCCGGTCAGTGTGTTGCTGGCCGACAACGGCTCCACCGACGGAACACCGCAGGCGGCGGTCGAGCGCTACCCCAACGTGCGGCTGCTGCCGACGGGCGCCAATCTCGGCTACGGAACCGCGGTGAACTTCACCGTTTCCCAGCTCGACCGGCTCGGTGAGGACTGGCTGGACGACTGGGTGATCGTGGCCAACCCGGATGTGCAATGGGGGCCGGGCAGCATCGACGCCCTGCTGGGGGCCGCCGAGCGCTGGCCCCGCGCCGGTGCGCTGGGTCCGCTGATCCGCGATCCCGACGGGTCGGTGTACCCGTCGGCGCGTCACCTGCCCAGCCTGGTCCGCGGCGGCATGCACGCGGTGCTCGGGCCGGTGTGGCCGGGCAATCGGTGGACCAAGGCCTACCGCCAGGAGCACCTGGAGCCCAGTGAACGGGCTGTCGGCTGGCTGTCGGGTTCGTGTCTGTTGCTGCGGCGCGCGGCCTTCGCCCAGGTCGGCGGGTTCGACGAGCGATACTTCATGTACATGGAGGACGTCGACCTGGGCGATCGGCTCGGCAAGGCCGGCTGGCTCAGTGTGTATGTGCCCTCCGCCGAAGTCCTGCATCACAAGGGCCACTCGACCGGACGCGACCCGGCGACTCATCTGGCGGCGCACCACCAGAGCACATATATATTCCTGGCGGATCGGCATGGCGGCTGGTGGCGTGCGCCGCTGCGCTGGACGCTGCGGGGATCACTGGCGGTGCGTTCTCGTCTCATGGTGCGCAGCTCGCGCCGGAAACTAGCAGAAGGGCGGCACTGA
- the cofD gene encoding 2-phospho-L-lactate transferase: protein MKVTVLVGGVGGARFLLGVQQLLGLGQFAIPGHDACHELTAVVNIGDDAWIHGLRVCPDLDTCMYTLGGGVDPQRGWGHRDETWHAKEELARYGVQPDWFQLGDRDLATHLVRTQMLRAGYPLSQITAALCDRWQPGATLLPVSDDRCETHVVITDPVAQSQRAIHFQEWWVRYRAQVPTHSFAFIGAETASATTEVVTAVAEADVVMLAPSNPVVSIGAILAVPGIRAALRATPAPIVGYSPIIGGKPLRGMADACLSVIGVDSTAVAVGRHYGSRTTTGILDCWLVAEGDQADIDGVLVRSIPLLMSDPKATAEMVSAGLELAGVAA, encoded by the coding sequence GTGAAGGTCACCGTTCTCGTGGGGGGAGTCGGCGGCGCCCGCTTTCTGTTGGGGGTCCAGCAGTTGCTCGGCCTGGGACAGTTTGCCATACCGGGACACGACGCATGTCACGAATTGACCGCCGTGGTCAACATCGGTGACGATGCCTGGATCCACGGGCTGCGGGTCTGCCCGGACCTGGACACCTGCATGTACACCCTGGGCGGCGGTGTCGATCCGCAGCGCGGCTGGGGTCATCGCGACGAAACCTGGCACGCCAAAGAGGAACTCGCGCGCTACGGCGTGCAGCCGGACTGGTTCCAGCTCGGCGACCGGGATCTGGCCACGCACCTGGTGCGCACTCAGATGCTGCGGGCCGGCTACCCACTATCGCAGATCACCGCGGCGCTGTGCGACCGCTGGCAACCGGGGGCGACATTGCTCCCGGTCAGCGACGACCGTTGCGAGACCCACGTGGTGATCACCGACCCGGTCGCCCAATCCCAGCGTGCCATCCACTTCCAGGAATGGTGGGTGCGCTACCGTGCCCAGGTCCCGACCCACAGCTTCGCCTTCATCGGCGCCGAAACAGCGAGTGCCACAACAGAAGTGGTGACCGCCGTTGCCGAGGCTGACGTCGTCATGCTGGCTCCGTCCAACCCGGTGGTCAGCATCGGCGCCATCCTGGCGGTCCCCGGCATCCGCGCCGCGCTGCGGGCCACCCCGGCGCCGATCGTCGGCTACTCGCCAATTATTGGAGGAAAACCGTTGCGCGGCATGGCCGATGCGTGTCTCTCGGTGATCGGGGTGGATTCCACCGCGGTGGCCGTTGGCCGGCACTACGGCTCGCGCACCACCACCGGCATACTCGACTGCTGGCTGGTGGCCGAGGGCGATCAGGCGGACATCGATGGCGTGCTGGTGCGATCGATACCGCTGTTGATGAGCGACCCGAAGGCAACAGCTGAGATGGTGAGCGCCGGGCTGGAGCTTGCGGGCGTGGCGGCGTGA
- the rfbD gene encoding dTDP-4-dehydrorhamnose reductase, with protein MSGRIVITGAGGQLGRVVAAQAARGDREVLARTSSQWDITDPRAAEVIIRTGDIVLNCAAYTDVDAAESDEARAYAVNATGPEDLARACARVGARLIHVSTDYVFNGDFGGAPPHPYEPGDATAPQSVYARSKLAGEQAVLAALPEAVVVRTAWVYTGGDGADFVAVMRRLAAGDGPIDVVSDQTGSPTYVADLSAALLEVAGSGVRGRVLHAANAGAVSRFAQARAVFEECGADPRRVRPVSSAQFPRPAPRPSYSALGGRAWATAGLTPLRPWRSALAAALAAARGAVPGHPTQRPLPSTRD; from the coding sequence ATGTCGGGCAGGATCGTGATCACCGGTGCGGGCGGGCAGCTGGGCCGCGTTGTGGCTGCGCAGGCGGCTCGCGGGGACCGCGAGGTGCTGGCCCGGACGTCGTCGCAGTGGGATATCACCGACCCGCGCGCGGCCGAGGTGATCATCCGAACCGGCGACATCGTGCTCAATTGCGCCGCCTACACCGACGTCGACGCCGCCGAAAGCGACGAGGCCCGCGCCTACGCCGTCAACGCCACCGGCCCGGAAGACCTCGCGCGTGCCTGCGCGCGTGTCGGTGCCCGGCTGATCCACGTCTCGACCGACTACGTGTTCAACGGCGACTTCGGCGGCGCGCCTCCACATCCCTACGAGCCCGGCGACGCAACCGCGCCCCAGAGTGTGTATGCCCGCAGCAAGCTCGCCGGCGAACAGGCGGTGCTGGCGGCGTTGCCCGAGGCCGTCGTGGTGCGCACCGCCTGGGTCTACACCGGCGGCGACGGCGCGGATTTCGTGGCCGTCATGCGCCGGCTGGCCGCCGGTGACGGCCCGATCGACGTGGTCAGCGACCAGACCGGATCACCGACCTATGTGGCCGACCTGTCCGCGGCGTTGCTCGAGGTGGCCGGCTCCGGCGTGCGCGGGCGGGTGCTGCATGCCGCCAACGCGGGTGCCGTCTCCCGGTTCGCCCAAGCTCGTGCGGTGTTCGAAGAATGCGGCGCCGATCCCCGCCGGGTACGGCCGGTCAGCAGTGCCCAGTTCCCGCGGCCCGCGCCGCGGCCCAGCTACTCGGCCCTGGGTGGCCGGGCCTGGGCAACGGCCGGATTAACCCCGCTGCGGCCCTGGCGCAGCGCGCTGGCCGCGGCCCTGGCGGCAGCTCGCGGCGCAGTCCCGGGACATCCCACGCAGCGACCGTTACCCTCTACGCGTGACTGA
- a CDS encoding LCP family protein, with protein MPVQRVVRAVCTALAVAVVLGTGLAWTNVRSFEDGIFHMSAPSLGHGGDDGAIDILLVGLDSRTDAHGNPLSAEELATLRAGDEEATNTDTIILIRIPNNGKSATAISIPRDSYVQAPGLGKTKINGVYGQTREAKRAGLVQAGASAAEAAAAGTEAGREALIKTVAELTGVTVDHYAEIGLLGFALIADALGGVDVCLKDPVYEPLSGADFPAGRQKLNGPQALSFVRQRHELPRGDLDRVVRQQAVMASLAHRVISGKTLSSPATLKRLEAAVQRSVVLSSGWDIMDFVKQMQSLSGGNVAFATIPVLDGAGWSDDGMQSVVRVDPHQVADWVGGLLHEQDEGKTEQLAYTPAKTTADVANDTDINGLAAAVSEVLSTKGFGTGSVGNNDGGHVKGSQVRAAKTDDLGAQQVAKELGGLPVVADSSVPPGTVRVVLANDYTGPGSGLGGNGTGAMTPARASSAGNAGASDTAPPPSPILTAGSGNPECIN; from the coding sequence ATGCCTGTGCAACGTGTGGTTCGTGCGGTCTGCACCGCATTGGCCGTCGCGGTCGTCCTCGGCACCGGATTGGCATGGACCAACGTCCGGTCGTTCGAAGACGGCATCTTCCACATGTCCGCACCCTCGCTGGGCCATGGCGGCGACGACGGGGCGATCGACATTCTGCTGGTCGGCCTGGACAGCCGCACCGATGCCCACGGCAACCCGTTGTCCGCCGAGGAATTGGCGACGTTGCGGGCCGGCGACGAGGAAGCCACCAACACCGACACGATCATCCTGATCCGCATCCCCAACAACGGGAAGTCGGCCACCGCGATATCCATCCCGCGCGACTCCTACGTCCAGGCCCCCGGCCTGGGCAAGACCAAGATCAACGGTGTCTACGGCCAGACCCGGGAGGCCAAGCGGGCCGGACTGGTCCAAGCGGGCGCTTCCGCGGCCGAGGCCGCCGCGGCGGGCACCGAAGCGGGTCGCGAGGCCCTGATCAAGACGGTGGCCGAACTCACCGGCGTCACGGTCGACCACTACGCCGAGATCGGCCTGCTCGGTTTCGCGTTGATCGCCGACGCGCTCGGCGGCGTCGACGTGTGCCTTAAAGATCCTGTCTACGAACCGCTTTCGGGCGCCGACTTCCCGGCCGGCCGGCAGAAGCTCAACGGTCCGCAAGCGCTCAGCTTCGTCCGCCAGCGCCACGAGCTGCCACGCGGCGACCTGGACCGGGTGGTACGCCAGCAGGCGGTGATGGCCTCGCTGGCCCACCGGGTCATCTCCGGCAAGACGCTGTCCAGCCCCGCCACACTCAAGCGGCTGGAGGCGGCCGTGCAGCGCTCGGTGGTGCTGTCGTCGGGCTGGGACATCATGGATTTCGTCAAGCAGATGCAGAGCCTTTCCGGCGGCAACGTCGCCTTTGCCACCATCCCGGTGCTCGACGGCGCCGGCTGGAGCGACGACGGCATGCAGAGCGTGGTCCGGGTGGACCCGCACCAGGTTGCCGACTGGGTCGGCGGACTGCTGCACGAGCAGGACGAGGGCAAGACCGAGCAACTGGCCTACACACCAGCCAAGACCACCGCCGACGTGGCCAACGACACCGACATCAACGGATTGGCGGCGGCGGTCTCAGAAGTCTTGAGCACCAAGGGATTCGGCACCGGATCGGTGGGCAACAACGACGGCGGCCACGTGAAGGGCAGTCAGGTGCGGGCCGCCAAGACCGACGACCTGGGCGCGCAGCAGGTCGCCAAGGAACTGGGCGGGCTGCCCGTCGTCGCCGACTCGTCCGTACCGCCGGGAACGGTCCGGGTGGTGCTGGCCAACGACTACACCGGGCCGGGCTCGGGCCTCGGCGGCAACGGGACCGGTGCCATGACGCCCGCCCGCGCGTCGAGCGCTGGGAATGCCGGCGCCTCGGACACCGCTCCCCCGCCGTCGCCGATCCTGACCGCGGGTTCCGGCAATCCGGAGTGCATCAACTGA
- a CDS encoding class I SAM-dependent methyltransferase has protein sequence MTTFAGKAAASADKVRGGYYTPPAVARFLARWVCEAGPRILEPSCGDGRILRELAALTSRAHGVELVEREAKKSREFAAVDVDNFFRWRHTTRPGSWDGIAGNPPYIRFGNWASDQREPALELMRSAGLRPTKLTNAWVPFVVASTALVREGGRVGLVVPAELLQVSYAAQLREFLLSSYHEITLVTFERLVFDAILQEVVLFCGVVGAGPARIRTVNLADAGGLERANLTGETAPALLHQKEKWTTYFLDPGQIELLRALRRSGTMVRLGELAEVDVGIVTGRNSFFTFTDAEAAALGLQRHCVPLVSRSAQLTGLVYDDDCRASDIAAGHRTWLLDAPAAPAADPALAAHLAAGETAGVHLGYKCSIRKPWWRTPSLWIPDLFMLRQIHCAPRLTVNAAAATSTDTVHRVRVDPTVDPARLAAVFHNSATFAFAEIMGRSYGGGVLELEPGEAELLPVPPPAYASTELARDVDLLLKANEMEKALDIVDRHVLTEGLGLSPDLVANCRAAWTALRGRRRNRGSR, from the coding sequence ATGACGACATTCGCGGGTAAGGCCGCGGCGTCCGCCGACAAGGTCCGCGGCGGCTACTACACGCCGCCGGCTGTGGCCCGGTTCCTGGCTCGCTGGGTCTGCGAGGCCGGCCCACGGATACTGGAGCCCTCCTGCGGAGATGGCCGGATCCTGCGCGAACTGGCCGCCCTCACCTCCCGGGCGCACGGTGTGGAACTCGTTGAGCGGGAAGCGAAGAAGTCGCGAGAATTCGCCGCCGTCGACGTCGACAACTTTTTCCGTTGGCGGCATACGACCCGACCCGGCAGCTGGGACGGCATCGCCGGCAACCCGCCCTATATTCGCTTCGGCAACTGGGCATCCGATCAACGAGAACCCGCCCTGGAACTGATGCGTAGCGCGGGCCTGCGCCCGACGAAGCTGACCAATGCCTGGGTCCCGTTCGTCGTGGCCAGCACCGCCCTGGTGCGCGAGGGCGGACGAGTGGGCCTGGTGGTTCCGGCGGAGTTGTTGCAGGTCAGTTACGCCGCGCAGCTGCGGGAATTTCTGCTGAGCAGTTATCACGAAATCACGCTGGTGACCTTCGAGCGATTGGTATTCGACGCGATCCTGCAAGAAGTCGTGTTGTTCTGCGGAGTGGTCGGTGCGGGTCCGGCGCGGATACGCACGGTCAACCTCGCCGATGCCGGTGGGCTCGAGCGCGCGAACCTCACCGGCGAGACCGCTCCGGCACTCCTTCACCAAAAAGAAAAGTGGACCACCTATTTCCTCGACCCGGGTCAGATCGAGCTGTTACGCGCACTGCGCCGGTCCGGGACCATGGTCAGGCTCGGCGAGCTGGCGGAAGTGGACGTGGGCATCGTGACCGGCCGCAACAGCTTCTTCACCTTCACCGACGCCGAGGCGGCCGCGCTGGGGCTGCAGCGGCACTGCGTTCCGCTGGTCTCCCGCAGTGCCCAACTCACCGGTCTGGTCTACGACGACGACTGCCGGGCAAGCGATATCGCCGCCGGGCACCGAACCTGGCTGCTGGACGCCCCCGCGGCCCCGGCAGCAGATCCCGCTCTTGCCGCCCACCTTGCCGCCGGTGAAACCGCCGGGGTGCATCTGGGTTACAAGTGCTCGATCCGCAAACCGTGGTGGCGGACCCCGTCGCTGTGGATTCCGGACCTTTTCATGCTGCGCCAAATCCACTGCGCGCCGCGCCTGACGGTCAATGCGGCCGCGGCGACGAGCACCGACACCGTGCATCGGGTGCGGGTGGACCCCACCGTCGATCCGGCAAGGCTTGCCGCCGTCTTCCACAACAGCGCGACGTTCGCGTTCGCCGAGATCATGGGCCGCAGTTATGGCGGCGGCGTCCTGGAGCTCGAGCCGGGTGAGGCCGAGCTGTTGCCGGTCCCGCCGCCGGCGTACGCGAGCACCGAACTTGCCCGCGACGTCGATCTACTCCTGAAGGCGAACGAGATGGAGAAGGCCCTCGACATTGTGGATCGTCATGTCCTGACCGAGGGGCTGGGTCTGTCGCCGGACCTGGTCGCGAACTGCCGGGCGGCATGGACTGCCCTTCGCGGTCGCCGACGCAACCGGGGGTCGCGTTGA
- a CDS encoding coenzyme F420-0:L-glutamate ligase yields MSEHGTGSVVEILPVTGLPEFRPGDDLSAAIAAAAPWLRDGDVVVVTSKVVSKCEGRLVPAPESDEARDRLRRKLIDNEAVRVLARKGKTLITENRLGLVQAAAGVDGSNINRNELALLPVDPDASAATLRTGLRERLGVAVAVVVTDTMGRAWRCGQIDAAIGAAGLAVLHDYAGVLDRHGNELVVTEIAVADEIAAAADLVKGKLTALPVAVVRGLPVRDDGSTARRLVRPGAEDLFWLGTAEAIELGRRQAQLLRTSVRRFSAEPVPPELVESAVAEALTAPAPHHTRPVRFVWLQTPTVRARLLDRMKDKWRSDLAGDGRPAEAVERRVARGQILYDAPDVVIPMLVPEGAHVYPDAARGHAEHTMFTVAAGAAVQALLVALAVRGLGSCWIGSTIFAADLVRAELQLPADWEPLGAIAIGYAQEPTGVREPAPVGDLLVRK; encoded by the coding sequence GTGAGCGAGCACGGCACCGGATCGGTCGTCGAAATCTTGCCTGTCACCGGGCTTCCCGAATTCCGGCCCGGCGACGACCTGAGCGCGGCGATCGCCGCCGCCGCGCCCTGGCTGCGCGACGGTGACGTCGTGGTGGTTACCAGCAAGGTGGTGTCCAAGTGCGAGGGCCGGCTGGTGCCGGCGCCGGAGTCCGACGAGGCAAGAGATCGGCTGCGGCGCAAGCTGATCGACAATGAAGCCGTACGGGTACTGGCCCGCAAGGGCAAGACCTTGATCACCGAGAACCGGCTCGGGCTGGTCCAGGCCGCCGCCGGGGTGGACGGATCCAACATCAACCGGAATGAATTGGCGCTGCTGCCCGTCGATCCCGACGCCAGCGCCGCGACCCTGCGCACCGGACTGCGCGAACGCCTCGGTGTCGCCGTGGCGGTGGTGGTCACCGACACCATGGGCCGCGCCTGGCGTTGCGGCCAGATCGACGCCGCGATCGGCGCCGCCGGTCTGGCGGTGTTGCATGACTATGCGGGCGTCCTGGACCGGCACGGCAACGAATTGGTCGTCACCGAGATCGCGGTCGCCGACGAGATCGCCGCCGCCGCCGATCTGGTCAAGGGCAAGTTGACGGCGCTGCCGGTGGCCGTGGTCCGCGGGCTGCCGGTCCGCGACGACGGCTCCACGGCGCGGCGCTTGGTGCGGCCGGGCGCCGAGGACCTGTTCTGGCTCGGCACGGCCGAAGCCATCGAGCTGGGGCGCCGACAGGCCCAGCTGTTGCGCACGTCGGTTCGCCGGTTCAGTGCCGAGCCGGTGCCGCCGGAGCTCGTCGAGTCCGCGGTCGCCGAGGCGCTCACCGCGCCGGCCCCGCACCACACCAGGCCGGTGCGGTTCGTATGGTTGCAGACGCCGACGGTGCGCGCCCGGCTGCTCGACCGGATGAAAGACAAGTGGCGTTCCGATCTGGCCGGCGACGGCAGGCCGGCCGAGGCCGTCGAACGCCGCGTCGCCCGCGGCCAAATCCTCTACGACGCACCCGACGTCGTCATCCCGATGCTCGTCCCGGAGGGTGCCCACGTCTACCCCGACGCGGCGCGCGGCCACGCCGAGCACACCATGTTCACCGTCGCGGCCGGAGCCGCGGTGCAAGCCCTGCTGGTTGCCCTGGCGGTGCGTGGGCTGGGCAGTTGCTGGATCGGCTCGACGATCTTCGCCGCCGATCTGGTGCGTGCCGAATTGCAGTTGCCTGCCGACTGGGAGCCGTTGGGCGCCATCGCGATCGGCTACGCGCAAGAGCCGACGGGGGTGCGCGAGCCGGCGCCCGTCGGGGACCTGTTGGTCCGCAAATGA
- a CDS encoding NUDIX hydrolase gives MSIRDSVIATLTDWQAPDPGQDSLRHAVLAFVHARADACRRECEAGHVTASTLVLDDSGSRVLLCLHRRFGRWVQLGGHCEDDDRDVVAAALREATEESGITGLRLAPELVAVHVHPVTCSLGVPTRHLDLQFMAHAPAGAQIAISEESEDLRWWPAEQLPPGTDHGLAYLVAQATQAPRRA, from the coding sequence TTGAGCATCCGGGATTCGGTGATCGCCACCCTCACCGATTGGCAGGCTCCCGATCCGGGCCAGGACTCGCTACGGCATGCCGTGCTGGCGTTCGTACATGCACGTGCCGACGCGTGCCGGCGTGAGTGCGAAGCCGGCCACGTCACCGCCTCGACGCTGGTGCTCGACGACAGCGGCAGCCGGGTGCTGCTGTGCCTGCATCGCCGTTTCGGTCGTTGGGTGCAGCTGGGCGGCCACTGCGAGGACGACGACCGCGACGTCGTCGCCGCGGCACTGCGCGAGGCCACCGAGGAATCCGGGATCACCGGTTTGCGGTTGGCGCCCGAACTCGTTGCGGTGCACGTCCATCCGGTCACCTGCTCGCTGGGGGTTCCGACGCGTCATCTGGATCTGCAGTTCATGGCGCACGCGCCGGCCGGGGCGCAGATCGCGATCAGCGAGGAGTCCGAGGACCTGCGGTGGTGGCCGGCCGAGCAGTTACCACCCGGAACCGATCACGGGCTGGCGTACCTGGTCGCCCAAGCGACTCAAGCGCCCCGCCGAGCGTGA